CCATACAGCCAGCTGTAGCCCAGATGGGAAATCTTGAAGGTGATGAACTGGTGTGCGCCCTCTTTATCAAAGGCATAGGTGCCGCTGTGTTCGCTGGCGTTGGCAGTGCCGATCAGCGCCACGGAAACGGCGGATGCGAGCAAGAGTTTTTTCATGGTCTTCTCCCTGAGTGGGTCATGGTTATCGTTTCGGTCTTCGGATCTGCGTCAACCGCGGCCAAGCATGCGCCTGAGCGTGGCATCCCGATCAATAAAATGGTGTTTCAAGGCCGCCAGGGCATGCAGCCCGGCCAGCCCGACCAGTGCCCAGGTGCTCCAGTAATGGACCGCACCCGCGGTGTCCTCCATCCCCCTGATCCGGCCGGTAACTGAAGGCACCTCAAACCAGCCAAATACGCTGATGGACGAGCCATCGGCCGTGGTAATCAGGTATCCACTGATCATGGCTACGAACAGAAGCAGATAAAGCAACCCATGGGCCCCATGGGCGGCAATCACTTCCCACCGCTGGTGCTCAGGCAGTGGCCTGGGAGGCGGAGTCACAACTCGCCACAACAGCCGGGCCACCACCAATATGAACAGCAGGATGCCAATGCTCCGGTGAATGTGTGGCCCCTGTCGGTACCAGGGGTCATAGTAGGACAGTTCCACCATCCACCAGCCGAGCC
The window above is part of the Marinobacter sp. THAF197a genome. Proteins encoded here:
- a CDS encoding cytochrome b, whose product is MKLRNTNTAYGLIAVSLHWLVALAVIGLFGLGWWMVELSYYDPWYRQGPHIHRSIGILLFILVVARLLWRVVTPPPRPLPEHQRWEVIAAHGAHGLLYLLLFVAMISGYLITTADGSSISVFGWFEVPSVTGRIRGMEDTAGAVHYWSTWALVGLAGLHALAALKHHFIDRDATLRRMLGRG